From Paenibacillus graminis, a single genomic window includes:
- a CDS encoding LacI family DNA-binding transcriptional regulator: protein MITIKDIARVAGVSHTTVSRALNGSPLIKKVTRDKIEKIAEEMNYVPNYSAKSLVSKRSFTIGLFFSSIEQGTSASFLVDAIKGISHILDENFNLTVNGIDGVHHFGTIQPQRFDGILVMSQSDEDNAFIYHVKKMGIPLVVLNRQLEDPGIMNVVANDREGVKEAIDYAVRQGHRKFAIIEGKPGFKSSSERKQGFMDSLIAHRLPLNSEYFAAGDYSIESGYAAMAALLLLQDPPTAVFCSNDDMAIGAMNACYAHKADVPGQISLIGFDDIMFSRYTNPALTTVRKPITEISELGTKMLVQLLQQPETQPQQLFVKTSLVIRQTVAELQQ from the coding sequence ATGATCACCATCAAAGACATTGCACGTGTCGCGGGCGTCTCCCATACAACTGTTTCCCGGGCGCTGAACGGCAGCCCGCTGATCAAGAAGGTTACCCGGGACAAAATAGAAAAAATCGCCGAAGAAATGAACTACGTCCCCAATTACAGCGCCAAGAGCCTGGTGTCCAAAAGGTCCTTCACCATTGGCCTGTTTTTTTCCAGCATTGAGCAAGGAACCTCGGCCAGTTTCCTGGTGGATGCCATCAAGGGAATCAGCCACATCCTGGATGAGAACTTTAACTTGACGGTCAACGGCATAGACGGCGTGCATCATTTTGGCACTATTCAGCCGCAGCGCTTTGACGGTATCCTGGTCATGAGCCAGAGCGATGAGGATAATGCCTTTATCTATCATGTGAAGAAGATGGGCATCCCACTGGTCGTGCTGAACCGCCAGCTTGAAGATCCCGGCATTATGAATGTGGTGGCTAATGACCGTGAAGGCGTGAAGGAAGCCATCGACTATGCCGTCCGGCAGGGACACCGGAAATTTGCCATTATCGAAGGCAAACCCGGCTTCAAGTCGTCGAGCGAGCGCAAGCAGGGCTTCATGGACAGCCTGATTGCCCATCGTCTTCCGCTGAACTCCGAATATTTTGCGGCCGGAGACTACAGTATTGAGAGCGGTTATGCAGCTATGGCTGCTCTGCTCCTGCTGCAAGATCCGCCGACAGCTGTATTTTGCTCCAATGACGATATGGCGATTGGTGCGATGAATGCCTGCTACGCCCATAAAGCCGATGTTCCAGGGCAGATTTCCCTGATTGGATTCGATGATATCATGTTCTCCCGGTACACGAATCCCGCCCTGACTACGGTCCGCAAGCCGATTACAGAAATCAGCGAGCTTGGCACTAAAATGCTGGTCCAGCTGCTTCAGCAGCCGGAGACCCAACCCCAGCAGCTGTTCGTGAAGACATCGTTAGTCATCCGCCAGACAGTAGCTGAATTACAGCAGTAA
- a CDS encoding manganese catalase family protein: MFKRMDEIMIEIPDVEKPDPNAAAAVQELLGGKFGEMSTLNNYLYQSFNFRSKDKLKPFYDLVMSITAEELGHVELVSHAVNKCLRGSTAYKQPDATPLDAVKDARLSYHFLAGAQGAMPFDSMGNPWTGANVFNSGNLVEDLLHNFFLECGARTHKMKVYEMTDHPAARAVVGFLLVRGGVHVVAYAKALEIATGVNVTKLVPIPSLSNKSFTEAAKYEEKGVHTKLYTWSDKDFSSIDQIWKGTHPEDGLPLEVIQGVPEGVPIPEAPESKEEFAPGISAEEFKEIAKRLKMAGNIKD; this comes from the coding sequence ATGTTCAAACGCATGGATGAGATCATGATCGAGATTCCCGATGTCGAGAAGCCGGACCCTAATGCCGCAGCCGCCGTACAAGAACTGCTTGGAGGAAAATTCGGCGAGATGTCCACACTTAACAATTATCTCTATCAATCTTTTAACTTCCGTTCCAAAGACAAGCTGAAGCCCTTCTACGATCTGGTAATGAGTATAACAGCTGAAGAGCTGGGCCACGTCGAGCTGGTATCGCATGCAGTGAATAAATGCCTTAGAGGTTCAACAGCGTACAAACAACCGGATGCCACCCCACTGGATGCTGTAAAAGATGCCCGGCTGTCCTATCACTTCCTGGCCGGAGCCCAGGGGGCGATGCCGTTCGATTCCATGGGCAATCCATGGACCGGGGCCAACGTGTTCAACAGCGGCAACCTGGTAGAGGATCTGCTGCATAACTTCTTCCTGGAATGCGGAGCAAGAACACACAAAATGAAGGTCTATGAAATGACCGATCATCCGGCTGCGCGAGCGGTTGTCGGTTTCCTGCTTGTCCGCGGCGGAGTCCATGTAGTGGCTTATGCCAAAGCGCTGGAGATTGCAACCGGCGTCAACGTAACCAAGCTGGTGCCCATCCCGTCCCTCAGCAACAAATCATTTACCGAAGCTGCCAAATATGAAGAAAAAGGGGTCCACACCAAGCTATACACTTGGAGCGACAAAGACTTCAGCTCCATTGACCAGATCTGGAAGGGCACCCATCCTGAGGACGGCCTTCCACTGGAAGTGATTCAGGGGGTACCTGAAGGCGTGCCTATCCCTGAAGCGCCGGAATCCAAGGAAGAGTTCGCACCGGGCATTTCCGCCGAGGAATTCAAGGAAATTGCCAAACGCCTCAAGATGGCAGGCAATATAAAAGATTAG
- a CDS encoding UxaA family hydrolase, whose product MKRLMKMNPRDTVAVALRPVASGEVLSFEGLSLTAAQDIPQGHKIALTSFAEGDVITKYGYPIGHAVEAIRAGDWIHTHNIKTNLSGEEEYEYLPDLHPVTYPKRGLTFQGYRRANGKVGIRNDLFIIPTVGCVNGIAEQMLQEFKAEHPDPGGFDNFTVLKHPYGCSQLGDDHRMTRSILLDAVNHPNAGGVLVFGLGCENNIVSEFRSMLGGYDESRVKFLVAQEVGNEVEAGLALLEELYEAAKNDVREPVPLSELNIGLKCGGSDGFSGITANPLLGAFSDFIISQGGTSVLTEVPEMFGAEKMLMARAENREVFEDIVSLINNFKQYFLSYGEPVYENPSPGNKAGGISTLEDKSLGCTQKAGSSPVVDVLDYGVKLRRKGLSLLQAPGNDLVAASALAASDCQLVLFTTGRGTPFGSFVPTVKVATNNDLFAKKGHWMDFNAGPLLERPMAEVLEEFIAYIIGVASGQKTRNEQNEVRELAIFKTGVTL is encoded by the coding sequence ATGAAACGATTAATGAAAATGAATCCCCGGGATACAGTAGCCGTCGCGCTGCGTCCGGTTGCTTCCGGTGAAGTACTTTCCTTTGAAGGGCTTAGTCTCACAGCCGCCCAGGATATTCCGCAGGGCCATAAAATCGCCTTAACCAGTTTTGCGGAGGGCGATGTCATTACCAAATACGGATACCCTATCGGCCATGCGGTGGAAGCAATCCGGGCGGGTGACTGGATTCATACGCATAATATCAAAACCAACCTGTCCGGAGAAGAGGAATATGAATATCTTCCCGACCTGCATCCGGTCACCTATCCGAAACGCGGCCTGACCTTCCAGGGCTACCGCAGGGCGAACGGCAAGGTTGGCATCCGCAACGATCTGTTCATCATCCCTACGGTTGGCTGCGTGAACGGCATCGCCGAGCAGATGCTGCAGGAGTTCAAGGCAGAGCACCCCGACCCGGGCGGTTTCGACAACTTCACTGTGCTTAAGCATCCTTACGGCTGCTCGCAGCTCGGCGACGACCACCGCATGACCCGCAGCATCCTGCTGGATGCCGTAAATCATCCCAACGCCGGGGGCGTGCTTGTCTTCGGCCTGGGCTGCGAGAATAATATCGTCTCCGAATTCCGCAGCATGCTGGGCGGCTATGACGAGAGCCGGGTCAAATTCCTCGTTGCCCAGGAGGTAGGCAATGAGGTGGAAGCGGGGCTTGCACTTCTTGAAGAGCTGTATGAAGCAGCGAAAAATGATGTCCGCGAGCCGGTTCCGCTCAGCGAGCTGAACATCGGACTGAAATGCGGCGGCTCCGATGGTTTCTCCGGCATTACTGCCAACCCGCTGCTGGGCGCTTTTTCCGACTTCATTATCTCCCAGGGCGGAACCTCCGTGTTGACCGAGGTCCCTGAAATGTTCGGGGCGGAGAAGATGCTCATGGCACGTGCGGAGAACCGCGAGGTCTTTGAAGACATCGTTTCGCTGATCAATAACTTCAAGCAGTATTTCCTCTCATACGGTGAACCGGTGTACGAGAATCCCTCTCCCGGCAACAAAGCCGGAGGCATCAGCACACTGGAGGACAAATCGCTGGGCTGTACGCAGAAGGCCGGCAGCTCGCCCGTTGTGGATGTGCTGGATTACGGGGTGAAGCTGCGCCGCAAAGGCCTCAGTCTCCTGCAGGCTCCGGGCAACGATCTGGTGGCGGCCTCCGCCCTCGCCGCATCGGATTGCCAGCTCGTGCTTTTTACGACCGGACGGGGCACACCGTTCGGCAGCTTTGTGCCAACGGTCAAGGTGGCGACCAACAATGATCTTTTTGCCAAAAAGGGCCACTGGATGGACTTCAATGCCGGACCGCTGCTGGAGCGGCCGATGGCCGAGGTGCTTGAGGAATTTATCGCCTACATTATCGGTGTGGCCAGCGGCCAAAAAACGCGCAACGAGCAGAACGAAGTGCGTGAGCTGGCGATTTTCAAAACCGGAGTAACGCTCTAA
- a CDS encoding metallophosphoesterase, producing the protein MHISFRRLMLVTPLLALVSCSWPGAKTQLPQYRIQSGQDLAILTTTDTHYLSKSLTDYGPAFTQFLAAGDGKQLGYSEELIGALANDIAIRKPDAVIISGDLSNNGEKRSHQDLAKHLKAMEQDTGTRVYVIPGNHDILNPWARKFKGQRQYRADNVSPQKFRNLYQDFGYDEALLEDRDSLSYLAAPSGDLWLLMLDTSQYANNKELGHPQLDGRVAASTLEWIDECGKLAADSGAQIVAVMHHNLLDHSEFIQKGFTVNDNAGVIEALARNGINTALSGHIHIQDISKISRNDSSMYDIAGSALSVYPHQYGMLHYSSADHALDYSTFKLGMEMWAAAAGSPDENLLNWGTYSKQNFSKRSAARSFAQLSEDTAYAGYSEGELQAMADLAGRLNEIYLAGSAKSDLLAAVASDAFRLWQNAPPSGLKSYVLGIARLDPKDNQHLHIELAEH; encoded by the coding sequence ATGCATATTTCATTCCGCAGGCTTATGCTTGTAACTCCGCTGCTTGCCCTGGTTTCGTGCAGTTGGCCGGGGGCTAAGACCCAGCTGCCGCAGTACCGGATTCAGTCCGGACAGGATCTGGCCATTCTGACTACAACAGACACACACTACTTGTCCAAAAGCCTGACCGACTATGGCCCGGCCTTCACTCAATTTCTCGCCGCCGGGGACGGGAAGCAGCTAGGCTACAGCGAAGAACTTATCGGTGCACTCGCCAACGATATTGCCATCCGGAAACCGGATGCCGTTATCATCAGCGGGGACCTCAGCAATAACGGCGAGAAACGCAGCCATCAGGATCTGGCGAAGCATCTGAAAGCCATGGAGCAGGATACGGGGACACGGGTCTACGTCATCCCCGGCAATCACGACATCCTGAATCCATGGGCCCGCAAATTCAAGGGCCAACGGCAGTACCGGGCGGATAATGTTAGTCCGCAGAAATTCCGCAACCTCTATCAAGATTTCGGGTATGACGAAGCTTTGCTGGAGGATCGGGATTCCCTGAGTTATCTGGCCGCCCCTTCCGGCGACTTGTGGCTTCTCATGCTGGATACCAGCCAATACGCCAATAACAAGGAGCTTGGACACCCTCAGCTGGACGGAAGAGTAGCAGCCTCGACGCTGGAGTGGATCGATGAATGCGGCAAGCTGGCGGCAGACAGCGGAGCGCAGATTGTGGCGGTCATGCATCACAATCTGCTGGATCACAGTGAGTTCATTCAGAAAGGCTTCACGGTCAATGACAATGCCGGGGTGATTGAAGCACTGGCAAGAAACGGTATTAACACTGCCCTCAGCGGCCATATCCATATCCAGGACATCAGCAAAATCAGCAGGAACGATAGCAGCATGTACGACATTGCAGGCAGCGCCCTATCCGTATATCCCCATCAGTACGGCATGCTGCACTATTCCTCTGCGGATCATGCCTTGGACTACAGCACCTTCAAGCTGGGCATGGAGATGTGGGCAGCAGCGGCGGGCAGCCCAGATGAGAATCTGCTGAATTGGGGGACCTACAGCAAGCAGAATTTTAGTAAGCGTTCCGCTGCGCGGAGCTTTGCGCAGCTATCTGAGGATACAGCGTATGCCGGGTATTCAGAAGGTGAGCTGCAGGCTATGGCGGATCTGGCGGGACGGCTTAATGAAATTTATTTGGCGGGATCAGCCAAGTCTGACCTCTTAGCGGCAGTTGCTTCCGATGCCTTCCGGCTGTGGCAGAATGCCCCCCCAAGCGGTCTAAAGAGCTATGTACTGGGAATAGCCAGACTCGATCCCAAAGATAATCAGCACCTGCATATAGAGCTTGCTGAGCATTAG
- the rnhA gene encoding ribonuclease H: MAKQKYYVVWEGKKPGVYGTWAECQAQTDHYTGAKYKSYESRAAADAAYKAGWKGNWGSGAAATGAGKSKAASSFKRSAPAEAPAEIEYDSISVDVGTRGNPGPVEYKGVDTQTGDIIFSCGPISKGTNNLGEFLAIVHALALLKKEGSSRTIYSDSVNAMKWVKQKKVATTLPRDASTEEIWTLIDRAERWLQTNTYTNKILKWQTREWGEIKADYGRK; the protein is encoded by the coding sequence ATGGCTAAGCAGAAATATTATGTGGTCTGGGAAGGCAAGAAGCCCGGTGTATACGGAACATGGGCGGAATGCCAGGCACAGACGGATCATTATACGGGTGCAAAATATAAATCCTATGAATCCAGGGCTGCGGCAGATGCCGCCTACAAGGCTGGCTGGAAGGGCAACTGGGGAAGCGGCGCAGCAGCAACCGGAGCAGGCAAAAGCAAAGCGGCAAGCTCTTTTAAGCGCAGCGCACCCGCAGAAGCACCGGCAGAAATTGAGTATGACAGTATTTCCGTGGATGTGGGGACGCGGGGCAATCCCGGGCCTGTGGAATATAAGGGTGTGGATACGCAGACTGGTGACATTATTTTTTCCTGCGGGCCAATTTCAAAAGGCACCAATAATCTTGGCGAGTTCCTGGCGATCGTCCATGCGCTGGCCCTGCTGAAGAAAGAGGGCAGCAGCCGGACCATTTACAGCGATTCTGTGAATGCCATGAAATGGGTCAAGCAGAAGAAGGTAGCTACCACACTGCCGCGCGATGCTTCCACAGAGGAAATCTGGACGCTGATCGACCGTGCGGAGCGCTGGCTGCAGACAAATACATATACCAATAAGATCTTGAAGTGGCAAACCAGGGAATGGGGAGAGATCAAGGCGGATTACGGACGGAAATAA
- a CDS encoding TetR/AcrR family transcriptional regulator: MMMARSKEFDVDNVLGKAMNVFWQQGYEKTSMQDLVAGMGIHKRSMYDTFGDKHTLYIKSIERFAEMTASRMEGRVEGVKSAKEAIRLLFESVIYKQETEPSGCLLVNTAVELANHDPEATSKVNDAFLNTERLLEQLITRGQASGEIPEHHRAADLAAFLHNALVGLRVMVKTSPDPGKLQRIADITLAVLD, encoded by the coding sequence ATGATGATGGCAAGAAGCAAAGAATTTGATGTCGACAACGTACTGGGCAAGGCGATGAATGTTTTTTGGCAGCAGGGCTATGAGAAAACCTCGATGCAGGATCTGGTGGCCGGTATGGGCATTCATAAGCGGAGCATGTACGATACTTTTGGTGATAAGCATACTTTATATATAAAATCCATCGAACGTTTTGCAGAGATGACCGCCAGTAGAATGGAAGGGCGCGTAGAAGGCGTGAAGTCCGCCAAAGAAGCCATCCGGCTGCTGTTCGAATCGGTTATCTATAAGCAGGAGACGGAGCCATCCGGCTGTCTGCTTGTGAACACTGCCGTTGAGCTGGCCAATCATGACCCGGAGGCCACCTCCAAGGTTAACGATGCATTTCTGAATACGGAGCGGCTGCTGGAACAATTGATCACCCGCGGGCAGGCGAGCGGAGAAATACCTGAACATCACCGGGCGGCTGACCTTGCGGCATTCCTGCATAATGCGCTGGTGGGACTCCGGGTCATGGTCAAAACCAGCCCGGACCCAGGCAAGCTGCAGAGGATTGCCGATATTACACTTGCGGTCCTGGACTAA
- a CDS encoding sugar phosphate isomerase/epimerase family protein, translating into MAAPLHLGVRAHDFGRLPLPELTAKLSRYRFSHIQLAVHKSFPESVPALTALSPGTAAYFGEAFRQAGVRIAVLGCYVNIVDPDPAARQAALNAFGTHLRLARDFGTSLVGTETGSVGKGYTAENFTGEAFRQAAMSVQALVTEAERFGVTVGIEAGINHPLHTAQLAHRLLTLIPSNNLQIIFDCANLMTADNYRQQDAVIEEALELLGDRIAVLHLKDFTVNNGQIEIVPVGQGLLHFAPLLQYMKYKRPHIQGILESTPEDYMQGSIDFLQRLYDEV; encoded by the coding sequence ATGGCTGCCCCGCTTCATTTAGGTGTACGCGCCCATGATTTTGGCCGGCTGCCTTTGCCGGAGCTGACCGCCAAGCTTAGCAGGTATCGTTTTTCGCATATTCAGCTCGCTGTACATAAATCCTTTCCCGAAAGTGTCCCTGCGCTGACTGCATTAAGCCCAGGAACCGCTGCCTATTTTGGCGAAGCCTTCCGCCAGGCAGGAGTCCGGATTGCTGTGCTTGGCTGCTATGTAAATATCGTCGATCCTGACCCCGCCGCAAGACAGGCGGCCTTGAACGCATTCGGCACCCATCTTCGCCTGGCCCGCGATTTTGGCACCAGTCTGGTTGGTACCGAAACAGGCAGTGTAGGCAAAGGGTATACTGCGGAGAATTTTACCGGGGAAGCCTTTCGTCAGGCAGCAATGTCTGTACAGGCCTTGGTGACGGAGGCGGAGCGATTCGGTGTAACGGTAGGCATTGAAGCAGGGATCAATCACCCGCTGCATACCGCACAGCTGGCACACCGGCTGCTCACGCTGATTCCCTCCAACAATCTGCAGATTATTTTCGACTGTGCCAATCTAATGACCGCGGACAATTACCGGCAGCAGGATGCCGTGATTGAGGAGGCGCTGGAGCTGCTGGGGGACCGGATTGCTGTCCTGCACCTGAAGGACTTCACGGTCAATAACGGACAGATCGAGATTGTGCCTGTCGGCCAAGGGCTGCTTCACTTTGCTCCGCTGCTCCAATACATGAAATATAAGCGGCCGCATATTCAAGGCATTCTGGAGAGTACCCCCGAGGACTACATGCAGGGCAGTATAGATTTTCTGCAGCGGCTGTATGATGAAGTCTGA
- the uxaC gene encoding glucuronate isomerase — MFLNDDFLLTSETARRLFHNHAKTMPVIDYHCHLDPKEIYEDKAFRNLTEAWLAGDHYKWRLMRANGIPESHITGEASDYDKFLAWARTLPKAVGNPLYSWTHLELRRFFGINETLNEASAPAIWEEVNRKLAEPAYTRRSLIRNSNVTMICTTDDPADSLEYHRLLKESEPEFQVFPTFRPDKALNIGAEGFPAWLARLEEASGISVTSYASLVAALRSRVDFFHQNGCRLSDHALDVLRYQAANEASQLEQIFAKRLGSAELSAEEITVYRTELLSELIGMYHDNNWTMQLHLHAFRNNNTPMFQRLGPDTGYDGINDLSLAEALSQLLDRAECGKGLPKTILYSLNPGDYPALLALMGCYQKDTAGKLQLGSGWWYNDTRDGMRRQLTLLADNSLLGNFVGMLTDSRSFLSYTRHEYFRRVLCELLGELAGRGEAPDDQALLGQLVEDIAYNNAAGYFGFESRSAAKMQHS; from the coding sequence ATGTTTTTAAATGACGATTTTCTGTTGACCAGCGAAACGGCGCGCAGGCTCTTTCATAATCATGCCAAAACCATGCCGGTTATCGATTACCACTGCCACCTCGACCCGAAGGAAATCTATGAAGACAAGGCGTTCCGCAACCTGACCGAGGCCTGGCTGGCCGGGGATCATTACAAATGGCGGCTGATGCGGGCCAACGGGATTCCGGAATCCCATATTACCGGAGAGGCTTCCGATTATGACAAGTTCCTGGCATGGGCCCGTACGCTCCCCAAGGCTGTCGGGAACCCGCTGTACAGCTGGACCCACCTGGAACTGCGCCGTTTCTTCGGGATTAACGAGACGCTGAACGAGGCTTCCGCTCCTGCGATCTGGGAGGAAGTGAACCGTAAGCTTGCTGAGCCTGCGTATACCCGGCGGAGCCTGATCCGGAATTCGAATGTCACAATGATCTGCACCACGGATGACCCGGCAGATTCGCTGGAATATCACCGGCTGCTGAAGGAGTCCGAGCCTGAGTTTCAGGTCTTCCCTACCTTCCGCCCCGACAAAGCGCTCAATATCGGTGCCGAAGGATTTCCGGCTTGGCTGGCCCGGCTGGAGGAGGCATCCGGTATATCGGTAACCTCTTATGCTTCCCTCGTCGCAGCCTTGCGGAGCCGTGTGGATTTCTTCCATCAGAACGGCTGCCGGCTGTCCGACCATGCGCTGGATGTGCTGCGTTATCAGGCCGCTAACGAAGCATCACAGCTGGAACAGATTTTCGCCAAACGTCTGGGAAGCGCGGAGTTGTCAGCGGAAGAAATTACAGTCTACCGGACTGAGCTGCTGTCGGAGCTGATTGGAATGTACCATGATAACAATTGGACCATGCAGCTGCACCTGCACGCGTTCCGCAACAATAATACGCCGATGTTCCAGCGCCTTGGGCCGGATACCGGCTACGACGGAATTAACGACCTGTCTTTGGCCGAGGCGCTCTCGCAGTTGCTGGACCGGGCCGAATGCGGCAAGGGGTTGCCGAAGACCATCCTGTATTCTCTGAATCCTGGAGATTACCCCGCCCTGCTTGCGCTCATGGGCTGCTATCAAAAGGACACCGCAGGCAAGCTCCAGCTCGGCTCCGGCTGGTGGTACAACGATACCCGCGACGGGATGCGCCGCCAGCTGACCCTGCTTGCCGACAACAGCCTGCTGGGCAACTTTGTCGGCATGCTGACCGACTCGCGCAGCTTCCTCTCGTACACCCGCCACGAGTATTTCCGCCGCGTGCTCTGTGAGCTGCTGGGCGAATTGGCCGGGCGCGGTGAAGCGCCGGACGACCAGGCCCTGCTCGGACAGCTGGTGGAGGATATTGCCTACAACAATGCAGCCGGCTACTTTGGCTTTGAATCACGCAGTGCAGCCAAGATGCAGCACAGCTAG
- a CDS encoding tagaturonate reductase produces MTQRLSRTTQPGLPQYPERMIQFGEGNFMRAFVDWQLQQMNKQGLFNGSAAVIVPIGQGLGGLMAEQDNLYTVLLNGIMQEQPVNSREIITSVSRVINPYSDYEAYLALAENDELEFITSNTTEAGIAYQPGDRLEDTPPSSFPAKLTVLLHRRFELGKKGFVIIPCELIDRNGEKLQEIVRQYAAEWKLGDAFLQWLDAENTFCCSLVDRIVPGYPRDKAAELEAGLGYLDKLMVTAEPFLFWVIEGPAWLSERLPLAKAGLNVAVTDDMTLYRERKVHLLNGPHTAMVPLALMAGLETVEDVMNDETFYRFVRELLDEELIPMLDLPQEELLSYADAVLERFRNPFIRHELASISLNSISKFRTRLLPVLLRYQQERGQLPPLITLAFAALLLSYRGDLVKRQDSAEVLAVFDQAWSNPSTFAASILKEVSLWGQDLSQVPGLTEAIDARLHQLQNSGSRAALQQLVRSEA; encoded by the coding sequence ATGACACAGCGCTTATCCAGAACCACTCAGCCCGGCCTGCCGCAATATCCGGAACGGATGATTCAATTTGGGGAAGGGAATTTCATGCGTGCTTTTGTTGACTGGCAGCTGCAGCAGATGAACAAGCAAGGCCTGTTCAACGGAAGCGCAGCGGTTATCGTGCCCATCGGCCAGGGACTCGGCGGGCTGATGGCCGAGCAGGATAATCTCTACACGGTGCTGCTGAACGGCATCATGCAGGAGCAGCCAGTCAATTCGCGCGAGATTATCACCAGTGTCAGCCGGGTCATCAATCCCTACAGCGACTATGAAGCGTATCTGGCCCTGGCTGAAAATGATGAGCTGGAGTTTATCACCTCCAATACCACCGAAGCAGGCATCGCCTATCAGCCGGGAGACCGTTTGGAGGATACGCCTCCCTCAAGCTTTCCTGCCAAACTGACCGTCCTTCTCCACAGACGGTTTGAGCTGGGCAAAAAAGGTTTCGTCATCATCCCCTGCGAGCTGATCGACCGCAATGGGGAAAAGCTGCAGGAAATTGTGCGGCAATACGCCGCAGAATGGAAGCTGGGGGATGCCTTCCTGCAGTGGCTGGACGCGGAGAATACCTTCTGCTGCAGTCTGGTTGACCGGATTGTTCCGGGTTATCCGCGCGACAAAGCCGCTGAGCTGGAAGCCGGGCTGGGCTACCTCGATAAGCTGATGGTAACTGCAGAGCCGTTCCTGTTCTGGGTCATTGAAGGCCCGGCGTGGCTGTCCGAACGGCTGCCGCTAGCGAAAGCCGGACTTAACGTAGCCGTTACAGATGACATGACCCTCTACCGCGAGCGCAAGGTTCACCTGCTGAATGGGCCTCATACCGCCATGGTTCCCCTCGCCTTGATGGCAGGCCTCGAAACTGTAGAGGATGTGATGAACGATGAAACGTTCTACCGCTTTGTGCGGGAGCTTTTGGATGAAGAGCTTATTCCGATGCTGGATCTGCCGCAAGAAGAGCTTCTCTCCTACGCGGATGCTGTGCTGGAGCGCTTCAGGAATCCGTTCATCCGCCACGAGCTGGCTTCGATTTCACTGAACAGCATTTCCAAGTTTAGAACCCGGCTACTCCCTGTGCTCCTCCGGTATCAGCAGGAACGCGGCCAGCTGCCGCCGCTGATTACACTGGCTTTTGCCGCGCTGCTGCTCAGTTACCGGGGAGACCTCGTGAAACGTCAGGACAGTGCTGAAGTGCTGGCGGTCTTTGATCAGGCCTGGAGCAATCCTTCCACCTTCGCTGCTTCGATTCTTAAGGAAGTCAGCCTGTGGGGACAGGATCTGTCACAGGTGCCAGGCCTTACTGAAGCCATTGACGCCCGGCTGCATCAGCTCCAAAACTCCGGCAGCCGTGCCGCACTGCAGCAGTTGGTCCGTTCAGAAGCCTAA
- a CDS encoding rhamnogalacturonan acetylesterase, which produces MPTLYIAGDSTAAQKGGGEKPMAGWGEFLQEHFSPDIAVDNRAINGRSSRSFLAEGRLEDIGKDFRRGDYLLIQFGHNDQKVEDPARYTDPATEYRRNLLTFIEFARSRCGYPVLLTSVSRRRFTAGGEPDPLAVGLYPEAVREVAAQTGTPLLDIFASSQQLYRVLGVDGSRQLFMHLPANGHPNYPQGITDDTHFCKEGAARIANLTAVAISQSAELAALQAYLRWPGL; this is translated from the coding sequence ATGCCTACCCTGTATATCGCGGGTGACTCCACCGCCGCACAGAAGGGCGGAGGCGAAAAGCCGATGGCCGGCTGGGGAGAATTCCTTCAGGAGCATTTCAGCCCTGATATTGCTGTAGATAACCGGGCGATTAATGGACGCAGCTCCCGTTCCTTCCTGGCGGAAGGACGGCTTGAGGATATCGGCAAGGACTTCCGGCGCGGCGACTACCTGCTGATCCAGTTCGGACACAATGACCAGAAGGTAGAGGACCCTGCCCGTTATACTGATCCCGCTACGGAGTACCGCCGGAATCTGCTCACGTTCATTGAATTCGCCCGCAGCCGCTGCGGATACCCTGTTCTGCTGACTTCGGTCAGCCGCCGCCGGTTCACCGCAGGCGGCGAACCTGACCCGCTCGCGGTCGGGCTGTACCCGGAAGCGGTGCGCGAGGTCGCAGCGCAGACCGGTACACCGCTGCTTGATATTTTTGCCTCCTCCCAGCAGCTGTACCGCGTGCTGGGAGTGGATGGTTCGCGGCAGCTGTTCATGCATCTGCCTGCAAACGGGCATCCCAATTATCCACAGGGCATTACGGATGACACGCATTTCTGCAAAGAAGGCGCCGCCCGCATAGCTAACCTGACCGCCGTGGCGATCTCGCAGTCGGCAGAGCTGGCTGCTTTGCAGGCATACTTGCGCTGGCCGGGGCTTTGA